A region of Vigna radiata var. radiata cultivar VC1973A chromosome 10, Vradiata_ver6, whole genome shotgun sequence DNA encodes the following proteins:
- the LOC106775860 gene encoding uncharacterized protein LOC106775860 isoform X2, translating to MSGGEVGGGSVFVAWEEQVICQERGNRVIHFYLKDASGNSVLAVVGTERSVRHMMYVVPDHFLQAYGSTQPINACKWRARREVVDWLTCLVSRNRSHHAGVQLDELAQIDESLKILVPGINVSNKILPDKMISRKLKFQTSDIEWSGSTWFCAKQLKHYSGFCRNGTTINVHSFVCIMAEEENHYLGYLEDMYEDKKRQKKVKVRWFHHGQEVKQVIPQLILQEGEVFITPHVQVGAKIEVLCQDSGIRGCWFRCKILSMSPRLLKVQYDDLLDIDGAQKLEEWVPASRVAAPDKLGMRCSGRLTVRPCPPEYNSDRTFEIGAAVDAWWCDGWWEGVITAVNVSGDGILQVYTPGEERFLKVEQKNIRISRDWINNRWIDIRGKPDICTYLTSNVRSSIGMSANSAVVDGSMSDCSALESKSSSIPKVELAKKVEPESSGLEIHVDLENMKGITLREPLYAIHEDKDNSGGGCDDEADKAVKTLQTINEHKDNNSCSDDDTEDDDNVNGDDVDNGEASEENFDCCEPKVDAAEAIQVA from the exons ATGTCTGGTGGGGAGGTAGGTGGTGGGAGTGTTTTTGTGGCCTGGGAGGAGCAGGTGATATGCCAGGAGCGTGGGAACCGAGTGATTCACTTCTATCTGAAGGATGCGTCAGGAAATTCGGTGCTGGCCGTTGTGGGGACCGAGAGGAGTGTGAGGCACATGATGTATGTTGTCCCTGACCATTTCTTGCAGGCCTATGGATCCACACAGCCAATCAATGCCTGCAAGTGGAGGGCACGGCGTGAGGTTGTTGACTGGCTTACTTGTTTGGTCTCCAGGAATAGGTCACACCATGCAG GTGTTCAATTGGATGAATTAGCACAAATTGATGAATCTCTCAAAATTTTAGTGCCTGGAATTAATGTCAGTAATAAGATTTTACCTGATAAAATG ATTTCTAGGAAACTAAAATTCCAAACTTCGGATATTGAATGGTCAGGCAGTACTTGGTTTTGTGCTAAACAGCTGAAGCACTACTCAGGGTTTTGCAGGAATGGAACAACCATAAAT gTTCATTCATTTGTGTGTATTATGgctgaagaagaaaaccacTATCTTGGTTACTTGGAAGATATGTATGAAGACAAGAAGAGACAAAAAAAGGTGAAGGTGCGTTGGTTTCATCATGGTCAGGAAGTTAAGCAGGTGATTCCACAGCTGATTCTGCAAGAGGGAGAGGTTTTCATCACACCTCATGTTCAG GTCGGTGCTAAGATAGAGGTTCTTTGTCAAGATAGTGGCATTAGAGGATGCTGGTTTAGATGTAAAATCTTGAGCATGTCTCCGAGGCTGCTGAAGGTCCAGTATGATGATTTGCTTGATATAGACGGAGCACAGAAACTAGAG GAATGGGTCCCTGCATCTAGAGTGGCAGCTCCTGATAAATTGGGTATGCGATGTTCAGGCCGCTTAACAGTCCGGCCATGCCCTCCTGAATACAATTCAGATCGCACTTTTGAGATTGGAGCAGCAGTGGATGCCTGGTGGTGTGATGGATGGTGGGAAGGGGTCATAACTGCAGTTAATGTCAGCGGAGATGGAATCCTGCAAGTTTATACCCCTG GTGAAGAGAGGTTCCTAAAGGTGGAGCAGAAGAACATTCGGATTTCCCGAGATTGGATCAATAACAGATGGATTGATATACGAGGAAAGCCTGACATTTGCACTTATTTAACTTCAAATGTCAGGTCCAGCATCGGGATGTCAGCTAATTCTGCAGTGGTTGATGGATCCATGTCTGATTGCTCTGCTTTAGAAAGTAAATCATCATCAATTCCCAAAGTTGAACTTGCTAAGAAGGTTGAACCGGAATCGTCTGGTTTGGAAATCCATGTTGATCTGGAAAATATGAAGGGAATAACTCTGAGGGAGCCACTCTATGCCATTCATGAGGACAAGGATAACTCTGGTGGTGGCTGTGATGATGAAGCTGACAAGGCTGTGAAGACACTTCAGACCATAAATGAACACAAGGATAATAACTCTTGTAGTGATGATGACACTGAGGATGATGATAATGTCAATGGTGATGATGTTGACAACGGGGAGGCCAGTGAGGAAAATTTTGATTGTTGTGAACCAAAAGTTGATGCAGCAGAAGCAATACAAGTTGcataa
- the LOC106775860 gene encoding uncharacterized protein LOC106775860 isoform X1, with the protein MSGGEVGGGSVFVAWEEQVICQERGNRVIHFYLKDASGNSVLAVVGTERSVRHMMYVVPDHFLQAYGSTQPINACKWRARREVVDWLTCLVSRNRSHHAGVQLDELAQIDESLKILVPGINVSNKILPDKMISRKLKFQTSDIEWSGSTWFCAKQLKHYSGFCRNGTTINVHSFVCIMAEEENHYLGYLEDMYEDKKRQKKVKVRWFHHGQEVKQVIPQLILQEGEVFITPHVQVISAECVNGPATVLTPKHYEKYLAAVPHTSLSEIHTCFRQFKNNRLKPFTLTKLRGYSSQPVLSCLNSPILSKRKAKFEKSHTDDDENFTQDDPLRSSNKRIRSSKDHIFEKGFSGLQVSVPTNEMTKCGLKYPSLKLKLSRKTVGIKVIGPKPKLSFQVGAKIEVLCQDSGIRGCWFRCKILSMSPRLLKVQYDDLLDIDGAQKLEEWVPASRVAAPDKLGMRCSGRLTVRPCPPEYNSDRTFEIGAAVDAWWCDGWWEGVITAVNVSGDGILQVYTPGEERFLKVEQKNIRISRDWINNRWIDIRGKPDICTYLTSNVRSSIGMSANSAVVDGSMSDCSALESKSSSIPKVELAKKVEPESSGLEIHVDLENMKGITLREPLYAIHEDKDNSGGGCDDEADKAVKTLQTINEHKDNNSCSDDDTEDDDNVNGDDVDNGEASEENFDCCEPKVDAAEAIQVA; encoded by the exons ATGTCTGGTGGGGAGGTAGGTGGTGGGAGTGTTTTTGTGGCCTGGGAGGAGCAGGTGATATGCCAGGAGCGTGGGAACCGAGTGATTCACTTCTATCTGAAGGATGCGTCAGGAAATTCGGTGCTGGCCGTTGTGGGGACCGAGAGGAGTGTGAGGCACATGATGTATGTTGTCCCTGACCATTTCTTGCAGGCCTATGGATCCACACAGCCAATCAATGCCTGCAAGTGGAGGGCACGGCGTGAGGTTGTTGACTGGCTTACTTGTTTGGTCTCCAGGAATAGGTCACACCATGCAG GTGTTCAATTGGATGAATTAGCACAAATTGATGAATCTCTCAAAATTTTAGTGCCTGGAATTAATGTCAGTAATAAGATTTTACCTGATAAAATG ATTTCTAGGAAACTAAAATTCCAAACTTCGGATATTGAATGGTCAGGCAGTACTTGGTTTTGTGCTAAACAGCTGAAGCACTACTCAGGGTTTTGCAGGAATGGAACAACCATAAAT gTTCATTCATTTGTGTGTATTATGgctgaagaagaaaaccacTATCTTGGTTACTTGGAAGATATGTATGAAGACAAGAAGAGACAAAAAAAGGTGAAGGTGCGTTGGTTTCATCATGGTCAGGAAGTTAAGCAGGTGATTCCACAGCTGATTCTGCAAGAGGGAGAGGTTTTCATCACACCTCATGTTCAGGTGATCAGTGCTGAGTGTGTTAATGGTCCTGCGACTGTTTTGACTCCTAAGCATTATGAGAAATACCTGGCTGCTGTTCCTCATACATCTTTATCCGAGATCCATACGTGCTTTAGGCAGTTTAAAAACAATAGGCTTAAGCCCTTCACACTTACAAAGTTGCGTGGGTATAGTAGCCAGCCTGTTCTTTCTTGTTTAAATAGTCCTATTCTCTCCAAGAGAAAGGCAAAGTTTGAAAAGTCACACACAGATGATGATGAGAACTTCACTCAAGATGATCCTTTAAGGTCCAGCAATAAGAGGATTAGAAGTTCTAAGGATCACATATTTGAGAAGGGTTTTTCTGGTCTGCAAGTCTCTGTTCCTACCAATGAAATGACAAAATGTGGACTGAAATATcctagtttaaaattaaaactatcaAGAAAAACAGTAGGTATTAAGGTTATTGGACCAAAGCCTAAACTTTCTTTTCAGGTCGGTGCTAAGATAGAGGTTCTTTGTCAAGATAGTGGCATTAGAGGATGCTGGTTTAGATGTAAAATCTTGAGCATGTCTCCGAGGCTGCTGAAGGTCCAGTATGATGATTTGCTTGATATAGACGGAGCACAGAAACTAGAG GAATGGGTCCCTGCATCTAGAGTGGCAGCTCCTGATAAATTGGGTATGCGATGTTCAGGCCGCTTAACAGTCCGGCCATGCCCTCCTGAATACAATTCAGATCGCACTTTTGAGATTGGAGCAGCAGTGGATGCCTGGTGGTGTGATGGATGGTGGGAAGGGGTCATAACTGCAGTTAATGTCAGCGGAGATGGAATCCTGCAAGTTTATACCCCTG GTGAAGAGAGGTTCCTAAAGGTGGAGCAGAAGAACATTCGGATTTCCCGAGATTGGATCAATAACAGATGGATTGATATACGAGGAAAGCCTGACATTTGCACTTATTTAACTTCAAATGTCAGGTCCAGCATCGGGATGTCAGCTAATTCTGCAGTGGTTGATGGATCCATGTCTGATTGCTCTGCTTTAGAAAGTAAATCATCATCAATTCCCAAAGTTGAACTTGCTAAGAAGGTTGAACCGGAATCGTCTGGTTTGGAAATCCATGTTGATCTGGAAAATATGAAGGGAATAACTCTGAGGGAGCCACTCTATGCCATTCATGAGGACAAGGATAACTCTGGTGGTGGCTGTGATGATGAAGCTGACAAGGCTGTGAAGACACTTCAGACCATAAATGAACACAAGGATAATAACTCTTGTAGTGATGATGACACTGAGGATGATGATAATGTCAATGGTGATGATGTTGACAACGGGGAGGCCAGTGAGGAAAATTTTGATTGTTGTGAACCAAAAGTTGATGCAGCAGAAGCAATACAAGTTGcataa